The segment TAGACTTCGTTGTTTGTAGTATTTTTCTTCTACAACTTACGATTGATTTGATCCGCGCCGAAAATCGAGCCGGTTTTATGAAAAAACATTGGATTGATTTCATTGCCAGTGTGCCAATGATCGAACCTCTACGCTTCGCGCGCATTTTTCATATTTTGCGAGTCATCCTAGTGATTCGTTCAAGCCGCAACATCATTAAGCAACTTCTTAGTAACCGTAAAGAAACCACTATTGCATCTATTTTGCTATTGCTGGTGGTGCTCTTAACCCTAGGATCCAGTGTGATGTTATTTGTTGAGGGACATTCGCCAGAGGCAAATATCAAAACCGGTGGGGATGCGCTTTGGTGGGCTCTAGTGACCATTTCCACTGTGGGTTATGGCGATCACTACCCAGTGACCGAAGTTGGTAAAGTGGTTGCAGCCGCGATCATCCTGAGTGGCGTGGGGCTGTTTGGTATGATCTCAGGTTTAATTACATCAGTGATCACTTCACCGAGTAAAATGCAAGCGCTCAAGGCAGAGCAAAAAGAGAAGCAAATGCTGGTGCTACTCGAGCAACAACAGGTGATTCTGCAGCGCCTTGAAAAGCTCGAAAGAAAAATGAGCAAAGACATTGATAAGTTGCATCAGGGTAACTCTGCGACATCAAAGCCTAGTGATAACGATACAAACCACATTTAAGACTGAGAATAACAAAAGAGAGCCGAGGCTCTCTTTTGCTTATAACGATGAGTACGTCGTGACTAGTCTTGCCAATAAGGCTCAGCTTCAATACAAATCACACGTGTTTGTTCCATCGCATGCAATATTGAGGTCTCTTGACGGAATAACCAGCGCTCTAGCTGCTCACGCTCTTCCCCTTCCAGCTTATCAACCAATAGCTCTAGTGGCTTCAGCGTCAGTAGGTCATCAGTACCTTGTAACAAGTCAGCCCAAGGTAAGCGGAAGCTATTGCGTTCATCAGCGTCATATAAGCTAGCGAAACCAACGCCAGTGTAGAGATTGCGCATCAGGCGGTATTGCTGCTCAATGTAATCTTGCGGGTTCATCACTTTCTCTGGCGGAAAAGCTTCCATCAACTCATGCCAAGTGCGCTCTAGCTGCTCCACAGAGAATGGTTGGATGTTTTGTGCCATCGCTTGGCGAGATTTATCGTCTAAGAAAGGTTGCCAACCTCGACTCAGAATCCAGCGGCTCAAGTCCAAAAGTAACCCGGTATAGCGAGCAGAATTAAACTGCTCTAATACCTCTTCACGTTCTGGTAATTCGCGCTGAATCTCAGTCAGTTCAGCGATTAAGAACTTGCGTGCGTCCAACTTGCGTAACGCATGACCTTTGTCTTCGAGTAAATCGTCGAGGTAGTCATATTGCTTGATCCATCCAAGGTCTTGCTCTAACCACTTTAGCTCTTGGCGAATCAGCGCGCTCGCTTTACGCGGTACAATATCACCATAGATAGTCAAGGTTTGGCGGATGAAGCTAATCGAATTCTTGATTTCATGCAGCGCATCGATCGACTCACGCTCAGAATAGATTTGTTCATGGTAATGCCAATGCGATAGGGCATGCTCTAAAGACGTTATCAGACAAGATTCCACCGTGTCGTACTTATCTGTCGCCACAAGTTCCATCGGTTTGACTTCATCGCCTTTATAGCCATGAGCAAGACGGTAACCTCGAGCCGCTTTACTTAAGTTACCTAAACGCATACCACCGTTATCACTCAAGCTACGCGCCAAAGTAAACAAGGCATCGGTTTGGCCTGATTTAAGCTCAAGCTCTACTTCACAAATAGTATCTCTATCTTCACCGGAGATCACTTCACCTTGGTCAAACGCGACTTCTACTTGGCTACCGTCAGCCATCGCAATGAGCCATTGCTCACGCGTGAAGTTGGTCGAAAAGAGCGGCGCAAGTTCTGCCTGCAATGTTTCAACATCTTTGCCTGTTGGCCAAATATCACCAGGATGCAAAGATAAATCAGGTTCATTGCTGGTATGCTCAGCATTATATTCAGGGCGCTGATGTAAACCAGCTACCACGCGTCCCGCGGTTTTTACCGTTTGAACATAAACCTCATCGAAACGGCGAATGCGCAGACCAATATCATGCTGTCTTAGCCAGTTTTCTGGTGTATCAAAATAAGTGTTACCCAGCTCACGACAGCTATGCTGAAGTATCTTTGCTTCAGAAATTTTTTGGCGTAAAGTTTCTGAAAAATCTGGAGAAACAAAAAACTTCAGTTCTATCTCGGTTTCCATAGTTATACCTTTCAAAGCAGATAGAGACAGGATATTGCGATAATTCGCACTCGGCAAGAGAGAAATATCGCTCAATTGATGATCTAAAACAGTTTTAATGATGGATTTAATGCGTTACCATGCGCGCCTTTATAGCCATCGCACAACATTTCGCCCGTAAAGGGTGTATTGTTACTTATGGGTTATATTTAGTAGGTTGAATGACCATGCCAGTAAATACAATTATGGGGTTATTTGCAAAGTCCCCTATTAAGCCTTTGCAACGTCACGTAGTGTGCGTAAACGAATGTTGCTCTCATCTCGTTAACTTCTTTGAGGTTTGTGCTCAAGGAGACTGGGAGAAAGCATCAGAAATTCGTGCACAAATTTCTCATCTAGAGAAAGAAGCTGACGTACTCAAGCGCGAAATTCGTATCAAACTTCCTCGAGGTTTGTTCATGCCTGTCGACCGTAGTGACATGTTGGAACTACTGACACAGCAAGACAAACTTGCAAATCTAGCAAAAGACATTGCCGGTCGAGTTTATGGCCGCCAACTAGCAATTCCTGCTCCTCTTCAAGAAAACTTTATCGCATACGTTAAGCGCTGTTTAGACGCCGCTCAACAAGCGCAGAAAGTGATCAGCGAGTTGGATGAACTGTTGGAAACAGGATTTAAAGGTCGTGAAGTCACTCTAGTTGCGGAAATGATTAACCAACTAGATAAGATTGAAGATGACACCGATGCGATGCAGATCCAACTTCGCCAACAATTGATGGCGATTGAGCACGATCTGAATCCAATCGACGTGATGTTCTTGTACAAGATTTTAGAATGGGTAGGCGGTATTGCCGATCAAGCACAGCGTGTAGGTGCTCGATTAGAAGTGATGCTTTCCCGCTCATAAATGTAAGTTAACTCAATAACGAGCACATCTTTAAGACACACCCCAGTTAGGCGATGAGTATTTCGACGCTTAAGGGGTTTTGTTGTGTTTAAAATTTGGCTCCGCTTATTATCAAACAACTAGGTATTACGATGGATATCCTTGCGAACTATGGCACTGTCCTGATTATTGTTGCAGCTATTTTTGGTTTTATGATGGCTGTGGGTATTGGTGCTAACGATGTAGCCAATGCTATGGGTACATCAGTAGGCTCAAAAGCTCTGACTGTTAAACAAGCAATCATCATTGCGATGATTTTCGAATTTGCTGGTGCTTATCTTGCTGGCGGCGAAGTAACCGATACAATCCGTAAAGGCGTTATCGAAACTTCTCTATTTGCCTCTCAACCAGATGTGCTTGTTTACGGCATGATGTCTGCGCTTCTTGCAGCAGGTACATGGCTACTGCTAGCGTCATACATGGGCTGGCCGGTATCAACCACTCACTCAATCATCGGTGCAATCATCGGTTTTGCGTGTGTTTCAGTGGGTACTGAAGCAGTGGACTGGAGCAGCGTTCAAGGTATCGTAGGTAGCTGGATTATTACCCCTGTTATCTCAGGTTTCTTCGCTTATGTAATCTTCGTCAGTGCACAACGACTGATCTTTGATACAGAGAAGCCGCTATTTAATGCTAAGCGCTTTGTACCTGTTTACATGTTCATCACCACGATGGTTATCGCACTAGTAACCATCAAAAAAGGTCTTAAGCACGTTGGTCTGCACCTAAGCAACACTGAAGCTTGGATGTGGGCGGCTGGTGTTTCAGCGCTTGTTATGGTTGGTGGCTACATCTACATTCAGAAGAAATTTGCTGATCGTGAAGACGACCATGGTTTCTCTGGCGTAGAAGGTATCTTCAGCGTACTAATGGTTATCACTGCATGTGCGATGGCGTTTGCACACGGTTCAAACGACGTAGCTAACGCGATTGGTCCTCTGTCTGCCGTTGTATCAACGGTTGAACACCTAGGCGAAGTAACAGCGAAAAGCACTATCGCATGGTGGATTCTACCGCTAGGTGGTTTTGGTATCGTTGTTGGTCTAGCGACCCTAGGTCATAAAGTAATGGCGACGGTAGGTACAGGTATTACTGAACTAACACCAAGCCGTGGCTTTGCAGCGCAGCTAGCAACCGCATGTACCGTAGTACTGGCTTCTGGTACTGGTTTACCTATCTCAACCACGCAAACACTGGTTGGTGCGGTTCTTGGTGTAGGTTTTGCTCGTGGTATCGCAGCACTTAACCTTGGCGTTGTACGTAACATCGTTGCATCTTGGATTGTGACACTTCCTGCTGGTGCTCTACTTGCTGTTGTGTTCTTCTATGCAATTCAGGCTTCGTTTAGTTAATCAAGTATAAGTCAGCGAAATGTAAGCTGACTGTCATTATTGACTCAAACACGCAGAAAGGGAGGCTTAGCCTCCCTTCTTTGTTGCACCATAAATAGAAACTTCATACTATTTGCTCCTCGGGGTTAACCCTTCCCTGAAAGCTTGATGACTGTTAAAGGATTTACCGTGAAAAAACTGGTTCTAATGATCTTTGCCCTCATCATTGCAGCACCTTCTGCAATGGCGCAAGATCGCTATATCTCTGATAATCTATTCACCTACATGCATTCCGGTCCGAGTAATCAGTACCGCATTATTGGCAGCGTAAATGCAGGTGAAAAAGTAAAACTGCTATCGACTAACAAAGAAAATGGCTTTAGCGAAGTTGTTGATGATCGTGGTCGTAAGGGCTGGGTATCAACCAAGTTCGTTACTGTGCAAGAAAGTATGACGACTCGTCTACCACGCCTAGAAAAAGAGCTAGCGGACGTAAAATCAAAACTGGCGAATGCCAATGAGAACGCAGACAAAGAAAAAGCAGGTTTGGTCGACTCACTAGAAACAAGCAATAGCCAGATTGCCCAACTGAAAAAAAGCAACTCAGAAATGAACCAACAGTTGCTAGCATCGCAATCGGAAGTTCGTGACCTACGTGCTAAGCTCGACACACAAAAAGATGATCTGCTGATGAAGTACTTTACTTACGGTGGTGGTGTTGCGGGTATCGGTCTACTACTTGGTTTACTTCTGCCACACATTATCCCACGCAGAAAACGCTCTCCAGCGGGCTGGGCATAAGCAAAATATCAATAAGGTCACCAATGGTGACCTTATTACTTTCTAGCTAACCTTGCCAGTCATACAGCGCAGGCACTTGGATACGCTGATTATCAAACTCGATAACACAAGCTTGTGGCTCTATCGATATCAATTTCACCCCATCAGCTAACCAACTCCCCTCTTGGAATTCGGTGTTGTTGACTTTTACCCAGCGCTTATTCGGATTAGATGAATAAACGTGGGTTTGAAAATTCAACGCAGGTAAACGCCCTGTCCACAGATTCACATCACTGGTTAAAAGGGATTGGGCAAATTCGTCATCTGTCACTGTCTCGGGTGATTCGGACTCCATCGCCGATTGAAGCAATTGCGCGACATCCGGTGATAAGGTCGAAAAATCGATGCCTTGCAACAAGTCATCTTGCTCTTCAGCCCCCTGCTCTGGCTCACCTTCTCGATTCGATGGCGTATTAAACCCATCTTGAATCTGCGTTGTGGCTGTAGGCTCAACAGGTTTCATCACAGCAGGCGCAATCGGCAATCGTTGAGTATCAAGTAACACCCCAACATCAGGATAACTTAGCGATTGAATGGGTTGAGAAAATCCCACCACTTCCACCCCGCCAGTATTGCTTGCTAACCAGCTGTCACGCATTTCAATATAGGTAATTGTCGTGACAGCGAGAGACACCACGACGGCAGGCAGCGCAATTAAAACCGCACACTTGCCCCATCCCCGACTCGGTTTAATCGTTTGATTAGCATGATAAACGGCGCCATCGGCATGATGCGCTTGATAGCCTTGCTGGGACGCTTCTAACGATTGAATTAAGTTCGCCATTAGATACCCTCCAAAACGGTTAAATGTGGCGCATTGTCACTTTGAGCCAACCATTCTAGGTTTCTCAAGGTATTGGCTCCGGCAATACCATCCACATTCAAACCTTGCCAGCGCTGGAACAGGCTCACTTTGTCTCTCAGGCTATTACCATAGGCACTCTCGTTAGACGTCGGCATTTCCAATACTTTCGATAACTCAGTATCGAGAGTTTTTACTTGATTGCCCGTCATCCCTGGCTTCAGCGTTTCGCTCCATAAGCGCTGCCAAATTAGATGATATTCACCATGCCATATCTGGTTGAGCCAACGACGCTCAAACTCGACTCGCTGGCTATCAATCAGCAGTTGTACTCTCTCTGGAGTCGCACGGTACAGTACCGCAAAACGTGGTTCACCGTTAAACTCTAAACTTAAGACGACGGGTAAATTGCGCTCAAGCAATTGATCGAAATCACCTTGTAATCGCTGACAATTAAATACGGAGCTTTCACTGGTTTCACACATTTTATCCACCACAGATGCGCGGTAGCCCCATGCGTAGTAGAGCTCATTTAATCCATCAGCAAGCGAAGAAGGTTTTGCTAAAAGGTTGGTTAATTCACTAGGGAACACCTCTTTGCGCTCCACCACTAGCGGCTGCTCAGGGTAGGTTTGCTGTATTTGTGCTTGAATTGGCGCAGAAATATAACCGGGTAAGTAGAACCAGCTCGCACTGGCTAATGCCAAACCTAGCGCGGTTGAAGCAGCATACTTCCACTTCTGGCTAGCCTGACGATCTTTAGTCACATGAGCTTGATAGAAAGCGGGCTGAAAACTCATCACCTCTTCACACGCTTCATTGACTGACTGTGTACTTGGTTGTAGTTCACCAACTTGATAGGCGCGCTTTAATGCCGCATCACACACCAAATTAATCAGGCGCGGGATACCCAAAGTCGCTTGAGCAATCTGTTTTAAGCATTTAGTAGAAAATAGTTCGCTATTGCCACCAGCAAGCTGCAAACGAAACTGAATATATTTCGCGGTTTCATCACTGTCTAAAGGCAGTAGATGATAACGACCAGTAATACGCTGGGCGAGTTGTCGCAATTGGGGCATCTGCAATTTTTGCTGCAACTCAGGCTGACCAATTAACAGCACCTTGAGTAACTTTCGTTGTTCGGTCTCTAAGTTGGTCAACAGGCGAAGCTGTTCTAATACTTCGGCTGACAGGTGTTGCGCTTCATCGATAATGACTAGGGTCTGTTTACCGTCGCGGTAGCTCTCCAATAGAAACTGCTTAATTGTATCCGTCAGTTGTTTGATCGATGCTTGTTCGGCGTAGAACAAACCAAACTCATCACAGATCGCTTGTAAAAGCTCTAGGCTAGAAAACGTCGGATTGAGAATCGAGCCAATCTGAGTCGAACTATCAAGTGCCTTAATCATCGCTTTGGAAACGGTAGTTTTACCTGTCCCTACTTCCCCTGTCAGCATGGCAAAACCGCCACCATCACCTAACCCAGCCTGCAGGTGATGCATCGCTTCTTTATGACGCTGACTTAAATAGAGAAAACGTGAGTTGGGCACAATGGAAAAAGGTAACTCGACAAACCCGAAATGATGGTTATACATGACACTAGTCGCTGGGAATTTATTGGTAACGAAAGTACCATTGCCTACTACAATAGGCAATGATGATAGTGAGCGAGAACAAAGTGCAAAAATATCTTGTGGGCGGTGCGGTGCGCGATCAACTGCTTAATCTAGCAGTGTATGACAAAGACTGGGTAGTCGTTGGGGCAACCCCTGAGCAAATGCTGGCTGCTGGTTACACCGCGGTCGGCAAAGACTTTCCGGTATTTCTGCACCCGAAAAGTAAACAAGAGCACGCGCTGGCGCGAACTGAACGCAAAACGGGCGCGGGTTACACTGGCTTTCAATGTCATTTTGCACCCGATGTCACATTGGAAGATGACCTCATGCGCCGTGATTTGACCATCAACGCGATGGCGCAAGATGAGCAAGGCAACATTATCGACCCCTATCATGGTCAAAAAGACCTAAACGATCGCATTCTAAGACATGTCTCGGCAGCTTTTGTTGAAGACCCACTCCGCGTACTTCGCGTCGCCCGCTTTGCCGCTAAACTCACACATCTCGGTTTTAGCGTCGCGCCAGAAACCATGGCATTAATGGCTCAAATTGTTGCGGATGGAGAACTCGAACATCTCACTGCTGAACGTGTGTGGCAAGAGTGGCATAAATCCCTCTCGACACAAGATCCGCAAGTATTCCTTTCGGTATTGCGCGAATGCGGTGCACTCAAAGTGGTATTGCCGGAAATTGACCGTCTATTTGGCGTACCACAACCTGAGAAGTGGCATCCAGAAATTGATACTGGTGTTCATACCTTAATGGTGGCGAAACAAGCCTCACTACTTTCTGAATCGACTACGGTAAGATTTGCCGCGCAAGTGCACGATTTGGGTAAAGGTGTTACACCACCAAGCGAATGGCCAAGCCATAAAATGCACTGCCATACCGGGCTTAAGATCATCAAAGCGTTATGTGAGCGTGTGCGAGTACCTAACGACTACCGAGATCTCGCGCTAATGGTGTGTGAGCAGCACTCTAACATCCACCGAGCAGCGGAACTGAAACCTGCGACTAAGCTCAAGATCCTCAACAAATTCGACGTGTGGCGTAAACCAGAGCGCCTCAATGATATCTTGCTCTGCTGTATGGCCGATCATCAGGGTCGCAAAGGTCTTGAGCATATCGACTATCCACAAAAAGCGATTTTTGAAGCTGCCTATCAAGCCGGTTTAAGCGTGCAAGTACAAGAGATCATCGCTGATGGCTTTAAAGGCGCCGCGATTCGCGAAGAGATGGAAAAGCGCAGGGTCGAAGCGATAGCGAGCGCATAGGGATGCGGGATGCGGGATGCGGGATGCGGGATGCGGGATATTTTGTCTTTTAGAGAACAAGTTGAGTCAATGGTTTTTACTAATTGAGAGTGAGCCTCAAACCTTACCATCCTCAAGAGCGAGATACGAGCGAGTTGGGGATCTACCTTAGACTCCAGAAAAGCCAGATTCCGTAAGCGCAGCGCTCCGTAAGGCGAAGCCGTTCCCATATCCCGAAGCAAAGCGTTCCATAGGGCGAAGCCCGTTCCCATATCCGTAAGCAAAGCGTTCCGGAGGGCGAAGCCCGTTCCCACATCCCGGAGCAAAGCGTTCCGTAAGGCGAAGCCGTTCCCGCCTCTCGAAGCGCAGCGTTCCCGATTCTCTGTCTCGAGAAAAACAAAAGGCCCCACCGAAGTGGAGCCTTTCTAAAAAGCTATTTAGCTAAGCTTATGATTAAGCTTGACCTTTAACTTCTTTAAGACCGCTTCTTTGAAATATGGGGGAGCGCGCTCACCGTGAGCTTTCCTCCAAATACAAAAACGCCCCACCGAGGTGGAGCGTTTCAAAGCATTAAGCTAATAACTTAGAAATCTAAATTATTGACCTTTAACTTCTTTAAGACCGTTGAAAGGAGCGCGCTCACCTAGAGCTTCCTCGATACGGATAAGTTGGTTGTACTTAGCAACACGGTCAGAACGGCTCATAGAACCAGTCTTGATTTGACCTGCAGCAGTACCTACCGCTAGGTCAGCGATAGTTGCATCTTCAGTTTCGCCTGAACGGTGAGAGATTACAGCTGTGTAACCTGCGTCTTTAGCCATCTTGATTGCAGCTAGAGTCTCAGTTAGAGAACCGATTTGGTTGAACTTGATTAGGATAGAGTTAGCGATGCCTTTCTCGATACCTTCAGCTAGGATCTTAGTGTTAGTAACGAATAGGTCGTCACCAACTAGTTGAAGCTTGTCACCTAGAAGTTGAGTTTGGTGTGCGAAACCAGCCCAATCAGACTCGTCTAGACCGTCTTCGATAGAAACGATTGGGAACTTGCTAGCTAGGTCAGCTAGGTAGTGGTTGAACTCTTCAGAAGTGAAAGTTTTACCTTCGCCTTTCATGTTGTAGATGCCAGCTTCTTTGTCGAAGAACTCAGATGCTGCACAGTCCATAGCTAGAGTAACGTCTTTACCTAGTTCGTAACCAGCAGCTGCAACAGCTTCTGCGATAACTTCTAGAGCTTCAGCGTTAGACTTAAGGTTTGGAGCGAAACCACCTTCGTCACCAACTGCAGTGCTGTAGCCTTTAGACTTAAGAACTTTAGCTAGGTTGTGGAATACTTCTGCACCGATACGTAGAGCTTCTTTAAGAGTCTTAGCACCAACTGGTTGGATCATGAACTCTTGGATGTCAACGTTGTTGTCAGCGTGCTCACCACCGTTGATGATGTTCATCATTGGTAGAGGCATAGAGAACTGACCAGCAGTACCGTTTAGCTCAGCGATGTGCTCGTATAGAGGCATGCCTTTAGCAGCAGCTGCTGCTTTAGCGTTTGCTAGAGAAACCGCTAGGATAGCGTTAGCACCGAATTTAGATTTGTTTTCAGTACCGTCTAGTTCGATCATCACTGCGTCGATTGCAGCTTGGTCTTTAGCGTCTTTACCAACTAGAGCTTCAGCGATTGGGCCGTTTACAGCTTCAAGAGCTTTAAGAACACCTTTACCTAGGAAACGTGATTTGTCACCGTCACGTAGCTCAAGAGCTTCGCGTGAACCAGTAGAAGCGCCTGATGGAGCTGCTGCCATACCAACGAAACCGCCTTCTAGGTGTACTTCAGCTTCAACAGTTGGGTTACCACGTGAGTCGATGATTTCACGACCTAGAACTTTAACGATCTTAGACATTAATGTTTCCTCTCGTATAAATATAAATGTCGAAATTAAAGGGCAGTCGCAAACCTTCGCAACTGCCCGTATCCTTTTTACTTCTTACTTCAATTCACCGCGCGAGTTTTCTCCCGCAGCTTTTACGAAACCTGCAAACAATGGGTGACCATCGCGAGGAGTCGAAGTGAACTCTGGGTGGAACTGAGCCGCTACAAACCATGGGTGGTTCGGGTTCTCAATCATTTCCACTAGTTTCTTGTCCGCTGATAGACCTGATACTTTCAGACCCGCTTTCTCGATTTGCGGACGAAGGTTGTTGTTCACTTCGTAACGGTGACGGTGACGTTCGTGAATCGTCGCGTTACCGTATAGTTCACGAGCTTTAGTGCCTTTCTCTAGGTGACATAGCTGTGAACCAAGACGCATTGTACCGCCTAGATCTGATGATTCAGTACGTTCTTCAACTTTACCTTCAGCATCAACCCACTCAGTGATTAGACCAACCACTGGGTACTTAGTGTCTTTATTAAATTCTGTTGAGTGTGCGCCTTCCATACCCGCAACGTTACGCGCGTATTCGATCAGTGCCACTTGCATACCTAGACAGATACCAAGGTAAGGAACTTTGTTTTCACGTGCGTATTGTGCAGCAAGGATCTTACCTTCAATACCACGGTCACCAAAGCCACCCGGTACTAGGATTGCGTCTAGACCTTCTAGAACTTCAGTACCTTTAGTCTCTACATCTTGAGAGTCTACATACTTAATAGTGACGCTTAGACGATTTTTCAAGCCCGCGTGTTTCAATGCTTCGTTTACTGACTTGTAAGCATCTGGTAGTTCGATGTATTTACCGACCATACCGATAGTTACTTCGCCCGTTGGGTTCGCTTCTTCGTAGATTACTTGTTCCCACTCAGAAAGGTCTGCTTCTGGTGCGTTGATACCGAAACGAGCACAAACTAGGTCGTCTAGACCTTGAGACTTGATAAGTTGAGGGATCTTGTAGATTGAATCTACGTCCTTCATTGAGATTACCGCTTTCTCAGGAACGTTACAGAATAGCGCAATCTTCTTGCGCTCGTTCGCTGGGATCATACGATCTGAGCGGCAAACTAGGATATCTGGTTGGATACCGATTGATAGCAACTCTTTTACAGAGTGCTGAGTCGGTTTAGTTTTCACTTCACCTGCTGCTGCAAGGTAAGGAACTAGAGTTAGGTGCATGAACATTGCGCGTTCACGGCCGATTTCAACCGCTAGCTGACGAATCGCTTCCATAAATGGTAGTGACTCGATATCACCTACCGTACCACCAACTTCAACGATCGCTACGTCATGGCCTTGAGAACCATTGATCACGCGGTCTTTGATTGCGTTTGTGATGTGAGGGATAACTTGGATAGTTGCACCTAGGTAGTCACCACGACGCTCTTTAGCTAGAACGTCTGAGTAAACACGACCTGCTGTAAAGTTATTACGCTTAGTCATCTTAGTGCGGATGAAACGCTCGTAGTGACCAAGGTCAAGGTCTGTCTCTGCGCCGTCTTCTGTAACAAACACTTCACCGTGTTGAGTTGGGCTCATAGTACCTGGGTCAACGTTGATGTAAGGGTCAAGCTTCATCATAGTCACTTTAAGACCACGAGCTTCAAGAATAGCTGCAAGAGATGCTGCTGCAATACCTTTACCTAGAGAGGATACAACCCCGCCAGTAACAAAAATGTAATTTGTCGTCATGTTTAACCTGAAATTGGTTGAATGAGGGAAAATGGATTTCTTCTGGACGGGATGTAAATATACCAGAAGCCCCTTACCGCCACAACGTGAAATCTATCACACCACTATTAATTATTTTTTGCTTCAAATCAAAGTGAATGATTCAGATTAATTAAACTTGTAAATAGGATGAGTCAATTTTATCCCAAATAAGCCTAATTACAGCGCGATACCCCGTTCTTCTTGCTTAATTTTTTGCCAATATTGCTCAAGTTCATCTAAGCTACAGTCCGATAAATTTTTTCCGTCTTGATAAACTTTTTCTTCCACCCCGGCAAAACGACGAGCAAATTTTAGGTTTGCTTTCGCTAACGCCACCTCTGGGTTGGTATCCAAATGTCGTGCTAAATTGACCACAGCGAACATTAAATCGCCTAATTCCAGCTCAATATTCTCCTGTTTGCTGTCAGCAAGCATCGACTCTTCAAGCACCTCATCCAGCTCTTCACGCACCTTGTCGACCACAGGTCCTAATGAGTCCCAATCAAAACCAAAACGAGCACACTTCTTCTGTATCTTTGTAGCACGTAATAAAGCAGGTAGAGAGTTTGGTATTGAGTCTAGAATACTTTGCTCTGATTTGCCTGCCTCTGCCTTTTCTTTTGCTTTCTCCGCTTCCCAATTGGCGTTGATTGCTTCATCGGATTCAAACTCAACATCGGAAAATACATGCGGATGGCGACGTGTTAGCTTTTCATTCACTGTCTCAACCACCGCAGAAAAGTCAAACAGTCCCTGCTCTTTTGCTAGCTGGCTGTAGAAGATAACTTGGAACAATAAGTCGCCCAACTCTTCTTTTAGATTCGACCAGTCTTGGTTGTGAATAGCATCAACCACTTCATAGGTCTCTTCTAGCGTGTGCGGCACAATAGTGTCAAACGTCTGCTTACGATCCCACGGACAGCCCTTCTGCGGGTCACGCAGCGTCGCCATGATCTGTTCTAACTGTTCAATTGGATGACTCATTACTTTTCTCCTCTGCTCGTCTGTTGTACGAGCAGCTAATAAACAAAAAGGTGAGCAGCACAAACCACTCACCTTGAATTTTTTCTATCGCGTAACGTTAAGTCGTAGCCG is part of the Vibrio ponticus genome and harbors:
- a CDS encoding potassium channel family protein, with amino-acid sequence MKRNDNKDETKPMSLLSLILSFMALFVISALLFLPINSETRQILIGLDFVVCSIFLLQLTIDLIRAENRAGFMKKHWIDFIASVPMIEPLRFARIFHILRVILVIRSSRNIIKQLLSNRKETTIASILLLLVVLLTLGSSVMLFVEGHSPEANIKTGGDALWWALVTISTVGYGDHYPVTEVGKVVAAAIILSGVGLFGMISGLITSVITSPSKMQALKAEQKEKQMLVLLEQQQVILQRLEKLERKMSKDIDKLHQGNSATSKPSDNDTNHI
- a CDS encoding CYTH and CHAD domain-containing protein codes for the protein METEIELKFFVSPDFSETLRQKISEAKILQHSCRELGNTYFDTPENWLRQHDIGLRIRRFDEVYVQTVKTAGRVVAGLHQRPEYNAEHTSNEPDLSLHPGDIWPTGKDVETLQAELAPLFSTNFTREQWLIAMADGSQVEVAFDQGEVISGEDRDTICEVELELKSGQTDALFTLARSLSDNGGMRLGNLSKAARGYRLAHGYKGDEVKPMELVATDKYDTVESCLITSLEHALSHWHYHEQIYSERESIDALHEIKNSISFIRQTLTIYGDIVPRKASALIRQELKWLEQDLGWIKQYDYLDDLLEDKGHALRKLDARKFLIAELTEIQRELPEREEVLEQFNSARYTGLLLDLSRWILSRGWQPFLDDKSRQAMAQNIQPFSVEQLERTWHELMEAFPPEKVMNPQDYIEQQYRLMRNLYTGVGFASLYDADERNSFRLPWADLLQGTDDLLTLKPLELLVDKLEGEEREQLERWLFRQETSILHAMEQTRVICIEAEPYWQD
- a CDS encoding TIGR00153 family protein; its protein translation is MPVNTIMGLFAKSPIKPLQRHVVCVNECCSHLVNFFEVCAQGDWEKASEIRAQISHLEKEADVLKREIRIKLPRGLFMPVDRSDMLELLTQQDKLANLAKDIAGRVYGRQLAIPAPLQENFIAYVKRCLDAAQQAQKVISELDELLETGFKGREVTLVAEMINQLDKIEDDTDAMQIQLRQQLMAIEHDLNPIDVMFLYKILEWVGGIADQAQRVGARLEVMLSRS
- a CDS encoding inorganic phosphate transporter; translation: MDILANYGTVLIIVAAIFGFMMAVGIGANDVANAMGTSVGSKALTVKQAIIIAMIFEFAGAYLAGGEVTDTIRKGVIETSLFASQPDVLVYGMMSALLAAGTWLLLASYMGWPVSTTHSIIGAIIGFACVSVGTEAVDWSSVQGIVGSWIITPVISGFFAYVIFVSAQRLIFDTEKPLFNAKRFVPVYMFITTMVIALVTIKKGLKHVGLHLSNTEAWMWAAGVSALVMVGGYIYIQKKFADREDDHGFSGVEGIFSVLMVITACAMAFAHGSNDVANAIGPLSAVVSTVEHLGEVTAKSTIAWWILPLGGFGIVVGLATLGHKVMATVGTGITELTPSRGFAAQLATACTVVLASGTGLPISTTQTLVGAVLGVGFARGIAALNLGVVRNIVASWIVTLPAGALLAVVFFYAIQASFS
- a CDS encoding TIGR04211 family SH3 domain-containing protein — protein: MKKLVLMIFALIIAAPSAMAQDRYISDNLFTYMHSGPSNQYRIIGSVNAGEKVKLLSTNKENGFSEVVDDRGRKGWVSTKFVTVQESMTTRLPRLEKELADVKSKLANANENADKEKAGLVDSLETSNSQIAQLKKSNSEMNQQLLASQSEVRDLRAKLDTQKDDLLMKYFTYGGGVAGIGLLLGLLLPHIIPRRKRSPAGWA
- a CDS encoding general secretion pathway protein GspB — encoded protein: MANLIQSLEASQQGYQAHHADGAVYHANQTIKPSRGWGKCAVLIALPAVVVSLAVTTITYIEMRDSWLASNTGGVEVVGFSQPIQSLSYPDVGVLLDTQRLPIAPAVMKPVEPTATTQIQDGFNTPSNREGEPEQGAEEQDDLLQGIDFSTLSPDVAQLLQSAMESESPETVTDDEFAQSLLTSDVNLWTGRLPALNFQTHVYSSNPNKRWVKVNNTEFQEGSWLADGVKLISIEPQACVIEFDNQRIQVPALYDWQG